The Nitrospira sp. KM1 genome includes a window with the following:
- a CDS encoding A24 family peptidase, with protein MSEFWSAPGMMYASVGVIGSLIGSFLNVCIVRLPEGESIVWPGSKCPKCGVSIKPYDNVPVISFILLGGQCRFCRSKISVRYPIVEVLNGIGYVTLVWVFGFTWTATFYAMLFSGLLVVAGTDLSHKIIPDVITIPGIFIGLLGAITVLPVGPWNSILGILVGGGILWALAWISPYLFGKEGMGGGDIKLLAMIGAFLGWKPALLTIMIGSLVGSMVGIGLIGLRIIQRDDYIPFGPFLVIAAVISLFFSQPILSWYQHLLNPAN; from the coding sequence ATGAGTGAATTCTGGTCGGCCCCAGGGATGATGTATGCGTCGGTCGGGGTGATTGGCTCTCTCATTGGCAGCTTTCTTAATGTATGTATTGTCAGGCTGCCGGAAGGAGAATCTATTGTGTGGCCGGGATCCAAGTGCCCTAAATGTGGGGTATCGATTAAACCCTATGACAATGTTCCAGTGATCAGTTTTATCCTTTTGGGTGGCCAATGCAGATTCTGCCGAAGCAAAATTTCTGTTCGCTACCCGATCGTCGAGGTGCTGAACGGCATCGGGTACGTAACGCTTGTTTGGGTATTTGGCTTTACATGGACGGCAACGTTCTATGCGATGCTGTTTTCAGGGTTATTGGTGGTGGCAGGAACGGATTTGTCGCATAAAATCATTCCGGATGTGATTACGATTCCGGGAATCTTCATAGGACTTCTTGGTGCCATAACCGTCCTGCCGGTCGGCCCCTGGAACTCCATTTTAGGAATTCTGGTCGGAGGCGGTATTCTATGGGCTCTGGCATGGATCAGTCCTTATCTCTTTGGAAAAGAAGGTATGGGCGGCGGAGATATTAAATTGTTGGCCATGATCGGTGCCTTCCTTGGATGGAAACCGGCACTTCTGACTATCATGATCGGATCACTTGTCGGTTCGATGGTCGGCATTGGTCTGATCGGGTTGAGAATAATCCAGAGAGACGACTACATCCCCTTCGGTCCGTTCCTCGTCATCGCGGCGGTCATATCTTTGTTCTTCTCTCAGCCGATTCTGAGTTGGTATCAACATCTTCTCAATCCCG
- a CDS encoding response regulator transcription factor, with the protein MTRTAKTKPRASLVDLSPPPRKKRPESLTSREQEILELIWAGFKNKEIGQRLKISVKTVEAHRANMMKKMRVSNTAQLLKTAIQGSLIRVR; encoded by the coding sequence ATGACGCGAACCGCCAAGACAAAACCCAGAGCTTCCCTCGTTGACCTCTCACCTCCTCCACGGAAAAAGCGACCTGAGTCGCTCACCAGCCGGGAGCAGGAAATCCTCGAGCTGATTTGGGCAGGATTCAAGAATAAGGAAATCGGTCAGCGGCTCAAGATCAGTGTGAAGACGGTTGAGGCGCATCGAGCTAACATGATGAAGAAGATGCGTGTGTCCAATACGGCCCAGCTCCTCAAGACCGCCATACAGGGAAGCCTGATCCGGGTCAGGTAG
- the rlmB gene encoding 23S rRNA (guanosine(2251)-2'-O)-methyltransferase RlmB, whose amino-acid sequence MGPAAGSDSPTELLYGLHAVREALKSESRPFQRILVMRTDRQYAEIVRSAKARGVPVHVEPSSAFDRLVPNGRHQGIIAQVAAKSYSTPESILQLAQDRREAPLLVILDGVEDPHNLGAIVRTAEAGGVHGVFIPERRAAGLTSAVAKASAGALDHMSVGRVVNVSRLISELKESGLWVYGVEPSAQVAYDEIDMTGPIAVVLGGEGQGIRPGVLNECDERISIPMKGKVASLNVSAAAAVILYEAVRQRKTKTKAAVST is encoded by the coding sequence ATGGGACCAGCCGCTGGAAGCGATAGCCCGACGGAACTGCTCTACGGGTTGCACGCCGTCCGCGAGGCGTTAAAGTCTGAGTCTCGACCGTTTCAACGCATACTAGTCATGAGGACCGATCGCCAGTATGCAGAGATCGTCCGTTCGGCAAAGGCGAGAGGGGTTCCGGTCCATGTGGAGCCTTCCAGCGCATTCGATCGACTCGTGCCCAATGGGCGCCATCAAGGCATCATCGCTCAGGTTGCTGCGAAATCATACAGTACTCCAGAGTCTATCTTGCAGCTGGCTCAAGATCGTCGGGAAGCGCCGCTGCTAGTCATCCTCGACGGTGTTGAAGACCCGCATAACTTGGGCGCGATCGTACGTACGGCTGAAGCTGGAGGCGTCCACGGTGTGTTTATTCCAGAGCGCCGGGCGGCGGGACTGACTTCCGCCGTGGCCAAAGCCTCAGCGGGAGCACTCGACCATATGTCAGTTGGACGTGTGGTAAATGTGAGTCGGCTTATCAGCGAGTTAAAGGAGTCGGGGCTATGGGTTTATGGGGTCGAACCATCGGCCCAAGTCGCGTATGACGAGATCGACATGACGGGGCCTATCGCCGTGGTACTGGGAGGAGAAGGGCAAGGGATTCGTCCTGGGGTATTGAACGAGTGTGACGAGCGGATCAGTATCCCAATGAAAGGAAAAGTAGCTTCTCTAAATGTGTCGGCCGCCGCCGCGGTAATATTGTATGAGGCTGTCCGGCAACGCAAGACTAAGACAAAAGCGGCAGTTTCTACCTGA